The DNA segment GTGTGGCATCGTGGAGCTCAGGCCTCCTAGGTGGCTGGAGAGGATGGTCGGTGTCTATGGGGACAGGAGTCTCGAGAGGGCTGTTTATGGAGACCGGCTATCCAGGCATGATATAGAGAGGCTTATATCTGAGACACCCCTCCACCCCCTGGCTGCTGCGGCAGACTACTATGCGAGGATTGTCAAGAAGGGTGTGGGCAGCTATATAGTAAACATATACCTAGCCTACACCAACGTGTGTGTGACGAGGTGCACTTTCTGCGATTTCTACGTGCCACCGGAGAGGAGGAGCAGCGGCTACACCCACCAGCCCGAGCATCTGGGCCGCGTGGCTGGGCTGGCCCGGAAGAGGCTGGGGGTTAGGGAGGTGCACATGGTTGGCGGCAACGATCCCGAGCTCCCGCTGGATTATTATGAGGAGGCTATAAGGGCGATAAAGAGGGAGGCGCCTGGGGTGATCCTAAAGGCGTTCACGGCGGAGGAGATTGGCTTCATAGCCAAGGCCACGGGCAACTCGCCTAGGGAAGTCCTCTCCAGGTTCCGGGAGGCGGGTCTCGACGCGCTCCCGGGTGGAGGGGCTGAGGTCCTCAGCGAGGAGGTTAGGAGGAGGATAGCGCCCCTGAAGATATCTAGCGATGAGTACCTGGAGATACATAGGCTAGCCCACAGTATGGGTATAAGGAGCAATATAACGCTGCTCTACGCCCATATAGAGGAGCCTCGGCACATAGCCGAGCATCTCGACAGGATCCGCAGCCTCCAGGAGGAGACTGGGGGCTTCATAAGCTTCATACCAATAAGGTTCAACCCCGGCAAGACGCCTCTCTCGAGGCACCCAGAGTACGTCAGGAGGGGTGATAGGGGCGGTTTGTACGATCTCAGGATCGTGGCCGCCAGCAGGCTCGCCCTCCTCGGCGCTATAGACAATATAATGGCTTACTGGGTGAGCATGGGGGAGAAGCTCGCCCAGGCAGCCCTATCCCATGGAGCCAACGACATCGGAGGCACCTTCTATAACGAGAGCGTGATAAGCGCGGCAAGCAGCCTGAAGAAGAGGAAGGGCATGAGCCCCGAGAGGCTAGCATTCAACATTGCCACGGCGGGGTGGACGCCTATGGAGAGGGACACCTTCTACAACTACTATCCCCCGAGGGCCGAGCCGCCAAGGCTCCCGTGGATGCAGGGCTAGAGCACCCCACGGCTACAGGGTAGTGTACACTGGGGAGGGAAGGCTGGTTTTATGGTCTATGACATTGCGCTTCCAAGCCACTCCTACGCCCTCCCCCTCCTGGACGAGGTCCTCTCCAGAGGTCTCAGGGTTATTGAGCTACAGCCCCCCGAGGCTTACAAAGCCCTCATTGAAGGTAGGGTAAGGTCCGCCCTCATACCACTTGCACTAGCCCAGGACGTCAAAATATGCCCCGGACCCATGGTGTGGAGCCTCTCGGCCACAATGAGCGTCGCAATCTACTCCAGGACAGCTAGAAGCCTCGGTGAATGTAGGGGTATAGCGGTTTCAGGCGAGTCAAGGACCTCTCTCACCTATCTATTAAAGGTTAGGGAGAGAATGGAGGCTGGCTGGGACATAGTCCATGCTGAGAGAAGCTGCGTCACCCTCGAATGCCTACTCTCACACAGCGACTGCGCCCTCATCCTGGGCGATAATGCGCTCAGGGCCAGAGCTAGGCTGAAGCCGGTAGAGGATCTGGGGAGCCTTGTGAAGAGGGTCCTTGGGGTGAGCCCCGTGTATGCAGTGGCAGCATCCACAGGGAACTGCCCAGAAGGCCTGCCCAGGGGTGAGCCGCCTGTTAGAAGGAGGCATATAGAGGAGGTGTGTAGAAGGACGGGTATAAGCCTGCGCGACGCTCTACTCTACTTCACATTGGTAAACCTACACTACGACCCCGAGGCCCTAGAGAAGGTTCTACCCCTCTTTCATAGTTGACGCAGAGCCGAACGGTAACACCCCTTGAGGACGTCAACCACCAGCCGTAGGAGAGACTTGAGGCCATGGCTGGGGGGTTTGTGCGTTCCAGCCTGGTTTTATGTGTTCTCGGGGAATAGCTTCTGCTCGAGCCTCGATATGACGTCCTCCCTCAGCTTCTCATACCTCTCCAGACTGCCTACGTCAAACCAGGGGCCGTTGTGGATGTAGGCTACTGCTCTGGCCCTTCTAACGAGTATGGGCATCATGTCTCCCATTATATCGAAGCTAGTTCCCAGGTGTTTTGCCGTCTCCATGAAGGAGGACTTGCTGAAAACTGCTATCCCTATGAAGACGTTGACGTCTATCCACGGTTTTTCCTCCACACTCTCTATAACACCGGCTCCCCCTGTCCTAACGACACCCACGGGGACCTGGTACTTCTCTGCAACGGCTAGGGTGGCCGAGGCGCTTAGGCTCTTATGTAGCTTGTACATAGAGTCTAGGCTGACCTCTGCTATAATGTCTCCATACCATACAAGAAAGTCGTCCTCCGCGACCTTACCGTTCTCTAGGGCTTTGAGAACGCTCCCTCCGGTCCCACTGTACTTTTCATCGTCTATACTATAGTCTATCTTAACACCCAGCTTCTCGCCCCTACCGAAGTAGTTGTAGATGTAGCGCCACTTGTAGCCGACGAGTAGGACTATGTTCTCGACGCCCTGGAGGGAGAGCATTTTAACCACATACTCGAGTAGAGGCTTCTCTGACCGGCCTAGAGGTATCATGGGTTTGGGTATGAGGTCTGTATATGGCCTGAATCTCCTCCCCTTACCGCCTGCAAGTATAAGGGCTATCCTGGGGGTTGACAAGGGTCTATGCACCATAATCCCACAAGGCATCATTGTAGTATTTATAGTGTGAAGTCTGGGAAAGTAACGAATAAGCCTTAACCCTGAACTCCTCATGCTTTGAGCCTTACTACCCCGGGTTTAAAGGCTATAATACCGGAGCTCCCCACTCCAGGTTTCCTCAGGCAGTTATGGACAACGACACCTCCGACGCCCGGTAGACCGTAGACTATCGTCCAACCACTACCACAGTCTAGAGCGGCGAGGGCGGCTAGGTCCTCCTCGCCCTCAACAACCACGGCGCTCCTCCCACCCCCCTCTATAGCGCTACATACCAGCGAGTACACCTCAAGCGAGAGATGCCCTGGAGGGCTTCTAGCCTGATAGAGCTTGAATCCTTCTGGAACGCCTGTGGCCACCCCGCTCTCCCTCCTCGTCTTGCCGTCTAGAACGAGGAGGAGAGGTGTGTCCGGCCTCCTAGATAGTGCTGAGAGGCAGATTTGCGACACGAAATCGCCTATACAGGCCACCCCTCCGCAGGGTGTTGCCGCGATCTCGTCCACAAACCTCTCTCCACTATATACAGGTCCGGCTGCTGAAGCCAGAGACTCTCTGAGGTCCTCGGGGAGGCTTAGGACGGGTAGGAGGTGTTTGGTAGTCATCTCTATATCATTACCTTCTTCCCTATAAGTATAGCCTTCCTGACGGGCTTGTCTATCCCCAGCTCCCTGGCTATGACAGAATTCTCCGGGTCTACCACAACCAGCATTCCGCTCCAGTTCTCGGTGAACTGGGTGGACCCGCATTCTGGACAGACTTTCGTGCCCCTCGGAACCAGCGCGCCGCAGTTCTTACACGCTATGAGCGAGGTCCTCCTGGCCAATCGTCTTCACCCCCTCTTCGCTTCAGCCGCCAGCCACTCCTCCTTGCCGAGGTAGGGCTGCCTCATTGTAAGGCCTATACCTATTATCTGGGCGGTCCTGCTGGGCTTAGACACGTGTACAACCCTAGCCCTAACCACATCACCAACTCTAATCTCCCTCTTGCTGGCGAGCCCCACGAAGCCTGACCTGTCCGGCAGGAGCTCCACACCCTCATCCATAATCTGGCTTCTGTGAACCTTGCCGTCGAGGGGGCCTAGGTTCACCACCAGGCCGAAGTCGTCCGCCCTTGTTACCACCCCCCTAACTACCTCTAGCTGGACGGGTTTGAACGCCAGTACCCTATACCTGACGGGATAGTAGATCGAGGGGTCCCCGCCCACGGGGGGTATCACACCGTCCCCCACAATCTTGGCGTCGAGAACAGCTACTATAACGCCCATCTCCTCGTCAATCCTACCCTCCAGCCTCCTCAGGTGCTCCAGCGCCGCCTTGTCAAGGTCCTCTGATGAGTAGATGCTAGCCGGCTCCATGCCTATCCACTCTTCAACTACGTATTCATAGTACATACTGTAGACACCCTCCCCCAAAGCCCGGGCTGGTTAAGAGAGTGTTGGCGACGAGGCTAAATAGGCTTTTAACCCTTCTCAACTCTGGATGCAGCGCGAGCCTTCAGACCGGCTATAATGCTCGATAGGGGTATCTCGACGGGGCAAACCTCGTCACACCTACCGCAGCCAAGGCATAGGTAGCTTATCTCTCCCGCAAGGTCCTCGCCAAGCGTTATAGCTGTCCAGCCCATCCCCATCGGCCCGCCGTACGCCGGGCCGCCCCACAGGTTTGCCGTGTGGAGGAAGACGGGGCACTCGAAGCTGCATCTACCACATCTTATACACCTCAGCTGCTCTACTAGAAAGGGTGGCTAGCAGCCTTCATCCTGCCATTGTCGAGGAGGACCACGTGGACCTCCCTGGGGCCGTGGGCCCCCAGCACCTTTATCTGCTCTATATCCCCGGTGGCGGATGGACCTGTTATGAGAGATATATAGACCGGCATCCAGAAGCCAGCGAACGCAGCCTGCACCAGGGCCACGTTAACGGCGTCCCAGACCGTGGGCACTATCTTGTCTATAGGCACCAGGGCCACGTGGACGGGGGGGAGGGAGGATACCAAGCGGATGTTGCCCTCGTTCTCGACCAGCACTATTGTGCCTGTCTCTGCAGACAGCGAGTTGGCCCCGGTTATCCCTACTCTGGCTTTGAAGAATTTCTCCCTTAAAAACTGTCTGACCGCGGCCACCATGCCCTCTACGTCGCTTGGGTCAACTTCTATGCCCAGCTTATCCCTTATTATCCTAGCGGCCCTCTCCCTCGTCATGTGCACAGCGGGGGCTACATTGTGCATGGGCTTGACACCTTCAAGCATAACCAGGAGCTGGCCGAGATCCGTTTCCCAAACCTCGCTTCCCAGGGACTCGAGGTACTCCCTCAGGCCAATCTCCTCAGCCGCCATGCTCTTAGACATGACCACGATGGAGCCTCTACCCACAATCTTACCCACGATCTCCCTCGCATCCTCAGCAGTCTCCGCGTAGTAGGGGTTTGCCCCCACCCTGCGCAGAGACTCGACAGCCTCCTCAACAAGCTCTCCCAGGCGCCCAACGCTCTCCCTCTTAACCTCCGCAACCCTTTTAGCAGCCTCAAGTATCTCCGGATTTCTCGAGAGTATCTCAGCCACCTTCTTCTGGTTGTTCAGGCCGCTCCTCATCAAGCCCTCCTGGAAATCCCTGTCCTCCAGAGCCCTCGAAACCTCATCTATAACATCGTCAAGGGGGCTACCCACGGATAACACCCAGTATACAAGCTATGTTACCTGCATATACTTTACCCTTGGCATAGACCCTTCAATACCTATGGGCGTACCCAACTATCTCCTCCAGACTTCTAAAACCCTCTATCCAGAGATACCTCCTCACACCATCCACAATGCGGCGGAGGACCTGAGGCCCCCTCGCCACAATGGCGGAGCCGACCTGAACAGCCTTAGCCCCTGCAAGGTGGAACTCCACGGCCTCCTCCCAGCCCTCGACACCGCCAGCTGCGAATATATCTGCACCAGTCTCCCTATAGACCTCATACACCGCCCTCACAGCTATGGGGTGTATCGGCCTGCCCGAAAGGCCTCCTACCCTATTACCTAGGACGGGCTTCTTCGAGTAGATGTCTATCTTCATGGCCCTCACACTATTTATAAGCGTGAGGCCCCTGGCTCCCGATCCGAGAGCCTTAGAGGCAGCCTCAACCAGCTTGTCGCTGAAGCCAAGCTTAGCTATAACCGGTATTCTAAGGGTTGAGGCGACTGAGGATACAACCCGAGCCACAGCAGCAGGGTCCTGGCCTAGCTCGAGGCCGCCCCCCTCAAAGTGGGGGCAGCTGAGGTTGAGCTCGACGGCGGCGACGCCGGAGTCCTCGAGGGTGGATGCTATCTCAACCCACTCCTCCGGGCCTCCCGCAGCTATACTTGCTATCACCGGTATCGACACCCTCTTCACCGCCTCCGCCAGCAGCTGTGCAGCCTCTCTAAAACCAGGGTTCGCCAGGCCTACTGCGTTGACAATCCCCCCCGACGCCGGGTAAAGGCGGGGCTGTGGATACCCTTTCCGAGGCCTGTAGGTCACGCTCTTGGCGACGAAAAACCCGCCTCCACTCTCCTCAACAAGCCTCGCCTCAGCTGGCTCCCATCCTAGGACGCCGCTGGCGTTTCCGACCGGCCATTCTAGCCTTATCCCTGCGACGCTAATGGATATCTCCGGTAGCGAGTACACCATAAACTCCCCCCAGCATCCCATCCCACGCTGTATAGACTATCCTACCCCTTATCATGGTTGCAGCACAGTCGAAGCTCTCCATACCCAGGGCGGGCGTATAGAGAGCCTTGGAATAGCCTTTATGGTAAACCCTAGTCCTCTCAAGCTGGAGTATAGACGCCGTGGCTGGACAACCCTCCCAGAGGCACCTACCCTCGAGACCAAGTATACCCGCTGGAGCTTGGGATACAAGCCTTGCTAACCCGCCAATCCCCATGGAACCTAGCAGCCTGGCAGCCACAAATCCAGGCCACCACTCGAGCCAGGGGAAGCCTGGAGGGGCGGCGGCGGGGTGGATCCACTTCTCCCAGGGACTGTGGGGGGCGTGGTCGCTTGCCACCGCATCAACTAAACCCTCGACCACAAGCTGGGCGAGAAGACTCTTCTCCCTCAAGCCCCTAAGAGGCGGGTTGACCTTCGCCCAGCCAGCCGAGGGGCCGCCGCCCGCCTCCTCCTCCGAGAGGAAGAGGTGGTGGGGCGTGGCGTCAACAGTAAACCCCCTCCTCTTCGAGAGAACGACCGTCTCGGGACAGGAGGCGTGCGTTATATGGATCCTAGGCCTGCAGCCGCAGGCCCTCGCTATCTGCTGTAGGAGATCGACGGCCGCCGACTCGGCGTGACACGGCCTCGACACCCGCCTCAGCCAGCCATAGTCGGGGCCTGCAAACAGCTCCGGCACCTCGGGGTGGAGCACCACCAGGAGGCCAGCCTCCTCTGCTGCTTCCAACACGTCCTGGACTCTCCCAGCATGCACCAGGTCCTCGGGGTATATCTTGAACCCCGCTATACCCATTGACGCCATCTCGACGGCGTCGCCATAGCTCC comes from the Aeropyrum camini SY1 = JCM 12091 genome and includes:
- a CDS encoding radical SAM protein, with the translated sequence MELRPPRWLERMVGVYGDRSLERAVYGDRLSRHDIERLISETPLHPLAAAADYYARIVKKGVGSYIVNIYLAYTNVCVTRCTFCDFYVPPERRSSGYTHQPEHLGRVAGLARKRLGVREVHMVGGNDPELPLDYYEEAIRAIKREAPGVILKAFTAEEIGFIAKATGNSPREVLSRFREAGLDALPGGGAEVLSEEVRRRIAPLKISSDEYLEIHRLAHSMGIRSNITLLYAHIEEPRHIAEHLDRIRSLQEETGGFISFIPIRFNPGKTPLSRHPEYVRRGDRGGLYDLRIVAASRLALLGAIDNIMAYWVSMGEKLAQAALSHGANDIGGTFYNESVISAASSLKKRKGMSPERLAFNIATAGWTPMERDTFYNYYPPRAEPPRLPWMQG
- a CDS encoding MqnA/MqnD/SBP family protein, giving the protein MVYDIALPSHSYALPLLDEVLSRGLRVIELQPPEAYKALIEGRVRSALIPLALAQDVKICPGPMVWSLSATMSVAIYSRTARSLGECRGIAVSGESRTSLTYLLKVRERMEAGWDIVHAERSCVTLECLLSHSDCALILGDNALRARARLKPVEDLGSLVKRVLGVSPVYAVAASTGNCPEGLPRGEPPVRRRHIEEVCRRTGISLRDALLYFTLVNLHYDPEALEKVLPLFHS
- a CDS encoding nucleotidyltransferase family protein — its product is MSTPRIALILAGGKGRRFRPYTDLIPKPMIPLGRSEKPLLEYVVKMLSLQGVENIVLLVGYKWRYIYNYFGRGEKLGVKIDYSIDDEKYSGTGGSVLKALENGKVAEDDFLVWYGDIIAEVSLDSMYKLHKSLSASATLAVAEKYQVPVGVVRTGGAGVIESVEEKPWIDVNVFIGIAVFSKSSFMETAKHLGTSFDIMGDMMPILVRRARAVAYIHNGPWFDVGSLERYEKLREDVISRLEQKLFPENT
- a CDS encoding DUF359 domain-containing protein — translated: MTTKHLLPVLSLPEDLRESLASAAGPVYSGERFVDEIAATPCGGVACIGDFVSQICLSALSRRPDTPLLLVLDGKTRRESGVATGVPEGFKLYQARSPPGHLSLEVYSLVCSAIEGGGRSAVVVEGEEDLAALAALDCGSGWTIVYGLPGVGGVVVHNCLRKPGVGSSGIIAFKPGVVRLKA
- the spt4 gene encoding transcription elongation factor subunit Spt4 — its product is MARRTSLIACKNCGALVPRGTKVCPECGSTQFTENWSGMLVVVDPENSVIARELGIDKPVRKAILIGKKVMI
- a CDS encoding DNA-directed RNA polymerase — encoded protein: MYYEYVVEEWIGMEPASIYSSEDLDKAALEHLRRLEGRIDEEMGVIVAVLDAKIVGDGVIPPVGGDPSIYYPVRYRVLAFKPVQLEVVRGVVTRADDFGLVVNLGPLDGKVHRSQIMDEGVELLPDRSGFVGLASKREIRVGDVVRARVVHVSKPSRTAQIIGIGLTMRQPYLGKEEWLAAEAKRG
- a CDS encoding 4Fe-4S dicluster domain-containing protein — translated: MRCIRCGRCSFECPVFLHTANLWGGPAYGGPMGMGWTAITLGEDLAGEISYLCLGCGRCDEVCPVEIPLSSIIAGLKARAASRVEKG
- a CDS encoding LUD domain-containing protein, producing MGSPLDDVIDEVSRALEDRDFQEGLMRSGLNNQKKVAEILSRNPEILEAAKRVAEVKRESVGRLGELVEEAVESLRRVGANPYYAETAEDAREIVGKIVGRGSIVVMSKSMAAEEIGLREYLESLGSEVWETDLGQLLVMLEGVKPMHNVAPAVHMTRERAARIIRDKLGIEVDPSDVEGMVAAVRQFLREKFFKARVGITGANSLSAETGTIVLVENEGNIRLVSSLPPVHVALVPIDKIVPTVWDAVNVALVQAAFAGFWMPVYISLITGPSATGDIEQIKVLGAHGPREVHVVLLDNGRMKAASHPF
- a CDS encoding dihydroorotate dehydrogenase, producing the protein MYSLPEISISVAGIRLEWPVGNASGVLGWEPAEARLVEESGGGFFVAKSVTYRPRKGYPQPRLYPASGGIVNAVGLANPGFREAAQLLAEAVKRVSIPVIASIAAGGPEEWVEIASTLEDSGVAAVELNLSCPHFEGGGLELGQDPAAVARVVSSVASTLRIPVIAKLGFSDKLVEAASKALGSGARGLTLINSVRAMKIDIYSKKPVLGNRVGGLSGRPIHPIAVRAVYEVYRETGADIFAAGGVEGWEEAVEFHLAGAKAVQVGSAIVARGPQVLRRIVDGVRRYLWIEGFRSLEEIVGYAHRY
- the pyrC gene encoding dihydroorotase, with translation MSSQLVCVDLLYTGEAVLEDACIRVSGGRVERVFTRGLRGISGLDLRGRRSLAIPGVIDLHVHLRGLRLSYKEDEESGTAAAASGCVTLVADMPNTQPPLRTTEALREKLSSLKAKARVDYTVYAGVPRSYGDAVEMASMGIAGFKIYPEDLVHAGRVQDVLEAAEEAGLLVVLHPEVPELFAGPDYGWLRRVSRPCHAESAAVDLLQQIARACGCRPRIHITHASCPETVVLSKRRGFTVDATPHHLFLSEEEAGGGPSAGWAKVNPPLRGLREKSLLAQLVVEGLVDAVASDHAPHSPWEKWIHPAAAPPGFPWLEWWPGFVAARLLGSMGIGGLARLVSQAPAGILGLEGRCLWEGCPATASILQLERTRVYHKGYSKALYTPALGMESFDCAATMIRGRIVYTAWDGMLGGVYGVLATGDIH